The Candidatus Alcyoniella australis genomic sequence GCACGGCATGGGCGAGGGCCCGCTGCTGCAAATCGCCCGCAACCTCGAACAGGGCCCGTCCGACCGCGAATCGCGGATCGACTCCCTGCGCACGATTCCCGGAGTGGTACACCGCACGCCGCGTAGCGCGCCCCCGCCATCCGATGGCCTCGAACTGCCCTCGAGCGAGCAGGTGGCCGCTGACCCGCGCACTCAAGCTCAGGCGCATCAGCTCGCTACGAGCAATGCCGGACGCGTGCTTTGGCAGGACTGCGGCGGCATGCGCGTGATTCACAACCCGGCCTGGCCCACGGCCACGAGCGCCGAGCTCGACACGATCTACAGCCTGCCCTTTACCCGCGATCCGCACCCGTCGCTGCACGGCTTGACCGTGCCCGCGCTTGAACAGGTGCGCTTCTCGATCACCAGCCATCGCGGCTGCTTCGGCGGGTGCGCGTTCTGCGCGATCAACGCGATCCAAGGCCACAGGGTATCGAGCCGCAGTCGTGAATCGATTTTGTCCGAGGTCGAACGCATCGTGCGCCACCCCCAGTTCCGCGGCACGATCAACGACCTGGGCGGACCAACCGCCAACTTCTACGCCATGGGCTGCACGCGCGATAAGCCGTGCGACCGGCGCTCGTGCCTCTGGCCCGAGCCCTGCGGCAAACTGCGCGCGTCCAATAATGATTACATCAAACTGCTGCGCGCCGCGCGCAAAGTTCCGGGGGTAAAACACCTGTTCGTCACCACCGGCCTGCGCACCGACCCGGCCGTGCTCGGGCCCGAGCTGATCCGCGAGCTGGCCGCGCACCACACCAGCGGCCTGATCAAGGTCGCGCCCGAACACGTCTCGCCATGCGTGCTCGAGCTGATGCACAAACCGCCCATCGCCGGGTTCGAACGCTTTTTGGAAATGTTCCGGAGCTTCTCCCGCGAGGCGGGCAAAAAACAGTACGTGATTCCCTACATCATGGCCGCGCACCCGGGCTCGAGCATCGACCAGATGATCGAGGTCTATCACTTCCTCAAACGCCACAATTTGCGAGTGGAGCAGTGCCAGATCTTCACTCCCACCCCGGGCACCGACTCGACAGTGATGTACGCCACGGGCCTGAACCCCGCGACCCTGGAGCCGGTCTTTGTGGAACGCGACCCCAAGCGGAAAAACCGCCAAAAGGCGCTGATCCTCTACCACCTGCCCGAAAGCCGCCGCCTGCTTGGTGAGATTCTTAAGGGGGCGAAACCCAAGCAGCCCGAGAGCAAAAAGCCCACACGC encodes the following:
- a CDS encoding YgiQ family radical SAM protein, which codes for MTHLPIDLNQARERGWDALDVVLVTGDGNVDHPAFPAALLGRWLEHHGYRVGLISRPDARDPESIATLGLPRLFFGVTSGALDSMVANYTALKRRRSDDPFAPGGKAGGRPDRALIAYCNLIRQRFGKSTLIVAGGIEAGLRRFAHYDFWSEKVRRPLLMDCGADVLVHGMGEGPLLQIARNLEQGPSDRESRIDSLRTIPGVVHRTPRSAPPPSDGLELPSSEQVAADPRTQAQAHQLATSNAGRVLWQDCGGMRVIHNPAWPTATSAELDTIYSLPFTRDPHPSLHGLTVPALEQVRFSITSHRGCFGGCAFCAINAIQGHRVSSRSRESILSEVERIVRHPQFRGTINDLGGPTANFYAMGCTRDKPCDRRSCLWPEPCGKLRASNNDYIKLLRAARKVPGVKHLFVTTGLRTDPAVLGPELIRELAAHHTSGLIKVAPEHVSPCVLELMHKPPIAGFERFLEMFRSFSREAGKKQYVIPYIMAAHPGSSIDQMIEVYHFLKRHNLRVEQCQIFTPTPGTDSTVMYATGLNPATLEPVFVERDPKRKNRQKALILYHLPESRRLLGEILKGAKPKQPESKKPTRRR